The genomic window AAGGAATTATAGAAAAAAAAAAAAAACTGAAAGGAACATTGAACAGTAAATATAAACAGCGTTCAATGTGCATGACTAGAAATATCCATCGCAAAATAAATACAAATGTATGATAAATAAAAATTGGAAACAAAAACCAAGAAAAATAAATACTTAAGCCATAAAGGCCCCTAAAAAAAATTTTAGTAAAAGCTAGAATACTCCTAAAATAAAAATAAATTATTCTATATAATAGATTAAATCTATTATAAAGTATTTACGCTCTAATTTTTAGAGTTTAAATAAAAACTTTTTTTCCATATATTCTTTGATAAAGATGAAGCTCCTCAATAAATTTATAAGCTAAATACCAAGAATTATTTTTTGTTCATAAAAAACAGACATTAAATAACTATTTAATAGTTCCAATTTTAGAAAAAAATTGGAACTCTTCCAATAAGTCCAAGTATAATTGGATCATTTTTCATGGGGAGAATTCTAAAATATTACCATGAAAAATCATAGATACGATATTCATTCTTTCAGAAAAATAAAGAATTTTATGCTCCATATAATCTCTCTGAGATGGAGCTTTTAAAGATCTTTTGCAGATCTAATTTTGTTAAAATAATATTCCCAATGCTACTCTAGCATTTTCACTAATCATTTCCATACTCCATTTTGGATCAAAGGTAAGATCCAGTTTTACTGATCTAATTTTTTCAATAGTTTTAATTTTTTTTTCAATTTCAAGAGGTAAAGTTTCAATCATAGGACAATTATATGTCGTAAGAGTTATCAAAATTTTTACTTCAAGATTTTGACTTACCTGAATATCATAAACAAGACCTAAATCATAAATATTTACCTGAATTTCAGGATCTGGAATCTCTTTTAAGTAAAAAAGAACAAGTTTTTCTAAATTAATCATATAGAACCTAATTCATCCAAGAAAAATATTGGATAACCTAGTTGTCCAACTTATTCCAGAAGTTTATTAACATCTACAACTATTAAACTCCAAAAGTTTTCAGTAGGAATGTATTTATTCGCTGCATTCTTAACATCTAAAGATGTAACTTACTGAAGATATTTTAAATAATTTCCCCAATAGGGACCTAAGCTCATATAGAGTAAATTTTGCTCTAACAGAGAGATATTCTAAACCTATACCCAATTTTTTCTTTTTTATAATTTTGAAGTTCTTCATAAGTTACGGGTTACTGCTTATGCAGTAACTTATGACCTTACTTGAGTGTAAACATAAAATGAACTAATATGTTTGGAATAAGATTAGAGCATACATTCTATGCACATCCTTTACTTATATTTAAAAATAATCTACACTGTTAGCTAGTAAAGCTGATAAATAATCAAAAGTATTTTTTCTAAAATCTACTTTATTCCCACCCAAAATGGGTTATTGATTCACATAAGGAATATCTACAAGTCCAATTGCAGTTTTAGAAAGTAATGGAGGCGTATCATACTTTTTATCAAAAGTAGGAGAAATACTTAATAAGTAAAAATACTTTTCACTTATTTTTTTAGCCTTTTCTAGATTAATATCTCCTATGAAAATTAAATAAGCTACATTAGGTTTAATATAGGAACGAGAAAAACCATCGAAATCTTTAATATTATTTAAACTATCAATAGTTTTAATTTATCCAAAAGGATGGCAAAAAACAAAACTCTCTGAACCCGTTTTGCGATAGTATGGGGATTTTTTTCATTTATTTTTAAATAGACAATTTTTTGTCCAATTATCTTTTCAAACTCTTTAGTATTATTAAAAATAGGATTAAATAGTACATCTCTCATTATCGAGAAGGAATAGAATAAATGGATATTTAATCAAATGATGCAGAAAATTTAGTTCCAATAAATCCAATATTTTGTACTCTTTAGTACTATTTTTGGTTCCAGATCGAAGCATGTACAACCAGATTTATTTCCTTCGTAAAATAATACTCTATCAAACAGTAAATTAACATAAACTATAGGAAATTGATGATTTTCTCAAATAATAATTTTTAATCCATTCTCTAATGAGAATTGTTTTACTTCTTCGAATGTTAAAATATTTAACATAATAAAATTATTTAGGACCTAAAATTTTAATATTAAGACGTTGAGACTTATTAAAATATTTAATCGCAACTATTTTTACGTATTCCACTTTTATTTGTTTATATTCTTGTAAAGAAGTATTTATTCTTTATGCATTCTAAAAATGCATATGGAAAAAAGATAGACTTTCAGTTATTCCCAACATAGTTTAATTTATTAAAAAATTATCTTTCTAAGTTATTAACTACTTTTTCTAGTTCTCTTATGCTAATTCCTTCATTTTTTTATATTTATTCATATAATGCTCTAGAATATCTAAGTCTACTCCAGTATTTTTTATTGCACCCTCCATTGACTTAAAAAATGAAGCTGCATTAGCAGCTAATTTATTTTAACAACGTTTTTTAAACGAGAACTTTCTCCTATAGAAAGCAATTTCTGTATTATATCAATAACTTTAGTGTCTTTATTAATCCTAGCAGGAGTTCGATAAGCAAAAACTAGCGATGGAACAACTACGTTTTTTTAATAGCAAATGGGAAAGATTTCTTCGTAAATAAATTCTTCTTTAATTGCTAAAACGGTAATGGGTTTAGGGATAGTCTATCATTTTTTATGTTGATTTAAAATCAATTTTCTCCAGAAAGAACTAAAACAGCATTGTTAGAAATATAAAAAGTTTAATAAAAATTTATAGAATCCATTTATGAGGATTGTCTAAACCTAGTCCTATATGGATGCTTTTTTAAAAGATGTTTAGGTACTTCTTCAAGTAGAGAAGAGAGCAAGGTTCTCTATACTTAATTTTTTTTACTCTTTTACCACTTTACGTTGTATATCTATACTTTTTTTTATCAATTTTAGCATTCATCATACGTTCTGATTATAACAGAAACCTAAAGCAATATCATTAGATGGTAAAATATCATAGGAAAAAGTTTCATCAGGAGTAGTATAAGGCATTCGTAAGGCCACCATTACTCATTACAAGTCTCTCCTCTATTAATATTTTTCGAACATTAAAACATCAAATGTTCGAAAAATGTGCGAATCCTCTACGACCTTCCAATTCATTTTTAGATCCAACATGTATAACAATGATATTACAACCAAGGGCTATCCTTATGCAAAATTACCTTAAATCCATTGGAGAGAGTTTTCTATTCAAAATAAATTTTTTATATGCATATATTAAAACTAATTTATATCTGAAAAATGAATTTTATTGCAGTTATAGTTGGTCGTTCAAATGTAGGAAAATCAAGTTTATTCAATAGAATAATTGGCCATAATAAATCTATTGTGAATGAAAAAAGTGGTGTAACAAGAGATAGAGATTATGGATTTTCTGAATGGAACGGTATAAGCTTTATCATCGTGGATACAGGAGGATATACTCTTAGTAAAGAAATTATAGAAAAAAAAATAAAAAAACAAGTGTATCTGGCAATTGAAGAGGCAGATATAATTTTATTTGTTGTAGATATTATGGATGGACTAACAAATCTAGATTTAGAAATAGCTAAATTACTTAGAAAATCTAAAAAACAAGTATTTTTAATAATCAATAAAGTAGATTCTAAAAAATATATTTACCATTCACTTGAATTTCAGAAATTAGGATTCAGTAATTATTTTTGTATATCATCATTAAACGGCTGGGGTACAGGCGATTTTCTCGATAAGCTAACAAAAATATTTTCAAAAATTTCTAAAAGAGAAACAAAATATTTAAAAAAATTTGCTATAGTTGGTCGCCCAAATGTAGGAAAATCTACAATTATTAACACTTTTTTAGGGGAAGAAAGAGCTCTAATTACGAATAGTTCTGGAACTACTAGAAATAGCATTGATACATTTTATCAAAAATTTGGAATTGAATGTGTTTTAACAGATACGGCAGGTATTAGAAAAAATTCAAAAATAAACGAAGATTTAGAATTTTATTCTATTCTTAGAACGATAAGGGCGATAGAACGATCCACTGTTTGTTTATTGGTAATTGATGCTGTTAGTGGATGGGAAAAACAAGATATGAATATTCTTAGAATTCTTAAAAAGAACGGAAAAGGATTTATTGTTATTGTTAATAAATGGGATTTGATTGAAAAAATAGAAAAAAAAAAAAATGAAAAAAAAATAAAAGAAAAAATCTCCTATTTTGAGGATATTCCTATCTTTTTTTTTTCAGCTTTCTCTAAAGAGAAGAAGGAGATATTAAAAATAATGGAAGAATTAATGAGAATTAATGAAAATTGTAAAAGAAAGATAAAAACAAAAGTTTTAAATGATTTGTTTTTACCGATTATTTTCAATAATCCTCCTCCAAAAGTTAATGGAAAACAAATTAAAGTAAAATATTGTACTCAATTCTCCAAAATGAGATTTGTTTTTATTTCTAATAATCCAAAATATGTTAAAGATTCCTATAAGAGATTCTTAGAAAATAAATTACGGGGGTATTTCAGTTTTTTAAAAGGGATTCCTATTAATATTTATTTTAAAAATGCGTGAAAAAACCTGTTTTCATTGTGGGTGTAATCTTCTTAAATAAGAAAGAAATTTCTAAAATTTTGCAGTATCATAAACTTAATAAGTTTTATGAGCTTAATGCTCATACAGGTATGATTACTAATAAAAAAAAAAAAATAATATAAATATATTTTATTTATTTTTCGAAAAAATTATAGAAAACTGGTTGATTTTGAAACGATAAAATTACTTTGATTAGATTATCTGTTACATCAATCCATTGTAGTTCCTGTATATGGATTATTGAAAGTTTACCCAAACTCCATACTGGAATTATACAATCAACGGTAAATTTTACAACCAAAAAGATCTGTGTTCTTTTCAATAAGAAAGAACTACCATTAAGCAAATTAGCTTATTTTCTTAGGAAACTTGGTTATACTCCAAATTTTAATGAAAAATCAATATATAATTCTATAAAAAACTGATCTATCAAATAGATTTTTATTTTTTTTTTCCTTGTAAATATTATGCTATTAGCTATCCCTGAATATATAGGATATGGAGATAAATGGCTAATCGAAAACAAATATTTTTTTAGAATATTAATGTTAATCCTATCTTTTCCAGTACTATTTTTTTATTATGCAAATTATTTCCAATCAGCATACTTTACTTTTAAAAATAAATGTATCAATATTGATTTTCCAATTTGTTTAGGAATAATAACAATTTTCTGGCTAAGTATATACGATATAACCTATAATTTAGGTACAGGCTATTTAGATAGTTTAACTGGTTAGTTTTTTTTTCTAGGAAAATTTTTAAAAAAAACTTATCAAGATTTAGATAAATATTAAAATTTTTTTTTATTCAATATCTATTCTTGGGCTTAGAGAAGGTATTGAAGAAAATATTTTTCTTTATTCTCTAATAACGGTAGTAAAAATAATCCAACAATGATAGTAGCTACAGGCCAGCTATGTTTATTTTATAAAAGATAAATGAACCAAAAATTACAAAAAGAAGCTTTAGAATATAATGAAAAATTTACATCTGGGAAAATACAGATTTCTCCAACAAAGTAGTATGGTAGTCAAAAAGAATTATCTCTTGCTTCCTCTACAGGCGTTGCTATTCATTGGAAATAGCAAAAAATATGAATAATATTTATAAATACACAGCTAAAGTAATCGCTGTAATTTATAACGTAACAGCTGTATTAGGCCTAAACCTGTAATGTAAGGAAAGGGTTTATTATTCAAAATCTTCGCTGGTATTGATGTTTTCGATATATAAATTAATGATAGAGATACAGAAAAATTTGTACAAGTAATAAAAGCTATATCACCTACTTTTGGTGTAATAAATCTTGAAGATATTAAAGCTCCAGAAGCTTTTAAAATTGAAGAAAAACTAAAGAATGATATTGATATACCAATCATCCATTCCGACCAACATGGAACAGCAACAATCTCTGGGGCAGCGTTAATAAATTCTTTGGAATTGACAAATAGAAACATAAAAAATGTGAAAATGTCATTAATGGAGCAGGTGCTGCTGCAATAGCTTGTGCTAGAATTTATTAAAAACTTGGGAAAACATTATTATGTTATATAGCAAAGGGCAAAGTTCCAGAAAAGACTTAACCAAAGAAAAGCAATAATTCGCAGTTGATGCGTCTCTAAAAACCTTAGAATAAGCAATTAAAGGAGCAGATATTTTTTCTGTTTCTCTTACAGTAAAGATGCTTTTGAAGATGTCTGAAAATCCTATTGTTTTTGCTTGCGCTAATCCTTCTCCTGAAATAGAATATGAATTAGCTGTTAAAACAAGACAGATATAATCCCAGCAACAGGGCGTAGTGATTATCCCAATCAAGTGAATAACGTATTCGCATTTCCTTATCTATTTAGAGTAGCTTTAGATGTTCATGCTAAGAAAATTAACGAAGCAATGAAACTTGCTGCCATCCAATCTCTCGCTTCTCTAGCTAAAGAATCTGTTACAAATAAAGCAAAAGTTGCTTATAATAAGAATCTTTTGCTTTATTACAAATAAAGCAAAAGTTGCTTATAATAAGAATCTTTTCTTTGGAAAAGAATATATTATACCCAAACCACTTGATACCCGTTTGATAACAATGTTACTGCAGATACTGCTTTAGCTGCTATAAAATCTAAAGTAGCTCCCTATTCTAGATTGGAAGGCATACGAAGCTCAACTTAGTAAAAGAGTAAGTTTTTGACTTAATGAAAAAAATAAAAATTTTTGATACTACTTTACGAGATGGAGAACAGATTCCTGGGTGTAAATTAAATACCTACGAAAAAATTCGAATAGCTCAACAACTAGAATTTTTAGGAGTGGATATTATAGAAGCTGGGTTTCCTATTTCTAGTCCAGGTGATTTTAAATCTGTAGAAGAAATTTGTAAAAATATTACAAAACCAGTAATATGTGCGCTTACTCGAGCAAAAAAGAAAGATATAGAAGTTGCTGCTTCTGCTCTAAAAAAGGCTATAAATCCAAGAATCCATACAGGAATAGGAACATCTAATTGGCACATAAAATACAAATTCAATAGCACCCCAGGTGATATTCTGGAAAGAGCTATTGGAGCTATTAAGTATGCTAAGAGCTTTGTTGAAGATGTAGAATTTTACGCAGAGGATGCGGGTAGAACAGAAAATGAATTTCTTGCTAAAGTTTGCGAATTAGCTATTAAAGCTGGTTCTACCGTATTAAATATACCAGATACAACAGGATATTGTCTTCCTGAAGAGTATGGAGAAAAAATACGATTTTTAAAAGAAAATGTTAAAGGAATTCATAGAGTAACCATTTCCACGCATTGTCATAATGACCTTGGGGTAGCTACTGCAAATTCCTTGTATGGAATAATTAATGGAGCTGATCAAATTGAATGTACAATTAACGGAATAGGAGAGAGAGCAGGAAATACAGATTTAGGAGAAATCGTAATGATAATGAAACAACATAACCATTTAGGTTTTTCCACTAATATTAATACAAAATTTATATTTCCAACAAGTAAACTGATCTGTAAGTACACAGGAATTTATGTACAAGCTAATAAAGCTATTGTTGGAAGAAATGCTTTTTCTCATTCATCTGGGATTCACCAAGATGGTGTTCTTAAAAAACGGGAAACTTACGAAGTTATAAATCCTAAAGAAGTAGGTGTTGAAAAATCTTCCATAATATTAACGGCTAGAAGTGGCCGTGCTGCATTAGCTTATCGATGTAGAAAACTTGGATATTTTACCCAAAAAAAAGATTTGGATAATCTTTACTCTCTTTTTCTTAAAGAAGCTGATAATAAAAAAGAAATTTCGGATAAAGATCTTATAAAGATGATAAAAAAAATACCGTTGACATCTCTGAATCTGAAAAAGATTAAAAGTTATGGGAAAAACACTTTTTGACAAAATTTGGGATGCTCACACCGTAAAAAATATAGAAGGGGATATCTACATTTTATATATAGATATACATTATATACATGAGGTAACAAGCCCTCAGGCTTTTAATGAGGTAAAAGAAAGGAATCTTACCATCTTTAGACCAAAGAAGATTATTGCAACTACAGACCATAACGTTCCTACTACGAATCAAAATTTACAAATTAAAGATCCCTTAGCAAAAAAACAAGTGAATACTCTGTCAAAAAATTGTAGGAAACATGGAATTCAGTTTTATGGTGTAGGTACTCGATATCAAGGAATAGTTCACGTAATAGGTCCAGAATTGGGGTTAACTCTACCTGGAATGACTATAGTCTGTGGAGATAGTCACACTTCTACTCATGGAGCTTTTGGCAGTATTTCTTTTGGAATAGGTACGAGTCAAATAGCTATGGTAATGGCTAGTCAATGTATTCTGCAGAATAAACCTAAACAAATGCGTTTTCTTGCAGAGGGTTTTCTTAGAAAAAGTGGGACCCAAAAAGATGTCATTCTATATATTATTTCCAAATTG from Blattabacteriaceae bacterium includes these protein-coding regions:
- a CDS encoding iron-sulfur cluster assembly protein; this translates as MINLEKLVLFYLKEIPDPEIQVNIYDLGLVYDIQVSQNLEVKILITLTTYNCPMIETLPLEIEKKIKTIEKIRSVKLDLTFDPKWSMEMISENARVALGILF
- the der gene encoding ribosome biogenesis GTPase Der, coding for MNFIAVIVGRSNVGKSSLFNRIIGHNKSIVNEKSGVTRDRDYGFSEWNGISFIIVDTGGYTLSKEIIEKKIKKQVYLAIEEADIILFVVDIMDGLTNLDLEIAKLLRKSKKQVFLIINKVDSKKYIYHSLEFQKLGFSNYFCISSLNGWGTGDFLDKLTKIFSKISKRETKYLKKFAIVGRPNVGKSTIINTFLGEERALITNSSGTTRNSIDTFYQKFGIECVLTDTAGIRKNSKINEDLEFYSILRTIRAIERSTVCLLVIDAVSGWEKQDMNILRILKKNGKGFIVIVNKWDLIEKIEKKKNEKKIKEKISYFEDIPIFFFSAFSKEKKEILKIMEELMRINENCKRKIKTKVLNDLFLPIIFNNPPPKVNGKQIKVKYCTQFSKMRFVFISNNPKYVKDSYKRFLENKLRGYFSFLKGIPINIYFKNA
- a CDS encoding 2-isopropylmalate synthase, which codes for MKKIKIFDTTLRDGEQIPGCKLNTYEKIRIAQQLEFLGVDIIEAGFPISSPGDFKSVEEICKNITKPVICALTRAKKKDIEVAASALKKAINPRIHTGIGTSNWHIKYKFNSTPGDILERAIGAIKYAKSFVEDVEFYAEDAGRTENEFLAKVCELAIKAGSTVLNIPDTTGYCLPEEYGEKIRFLKENVKGIHRVTISTHCHNDLGVATANSLYGIINGADQIECTINGIGERAGNTDLGEIVMIMKQHNHLGFSTNINTKFIFPTSKLICKYTGIYVQANKAIVGRNAFSHSSGIHQDGVLKKRETYEVINPKEVGVEKSSIILTARSGRAALAYRCRKLGYFTQKKDLDNLYSLFLKEADNKKEISDKDLIKMIKKIPLTSLNLKKIKSYGKNTF